One Brevinematia bacterium genomic window carries:
- a CDS encoding Hsp20/alpha crystallin family protein, producing the protein MRKGLSIWQPLVEIERVRREFDRLFDEFFGSLEPGKEYVFAPVVDLYETDKDVVIKAEIPGVKKDDIEIVVKDNFVHLKAEKREEKEEKKENIHRLERFYGRVERIIPLPVDVKSEEAKAEYKDGILEIRIPKEKVSKETKIKIS; encoded by the coding sequence ATGAGAAAGGGTCTAAGTATATGGCAACCTCTTGTTGAAATTGAAAGGGTAAGAAGGGAATTTGACAGACTTTTTGATGAGTTTTTCGGCTCCTTAGAGCCCGGTAAAGAATACGTCTTTGCCCCAGTAGTAGATTTATACGAAACAGACAAGGATGTTGTGATAAAGGCTGAAATTCCTGGTGTCAAAAAGGATGATATAGAGATAGTGGTTAAAGATAACTTTGTGCACCTAAAGGCTGAAAAGAGAGAGGAAAAGGAGGAAAAGAAGGAAAACATCCACAGGTTGGAAAGATTCTATGGCAGGGTTGAGAGGATAATACCACTGCCAGTTGATGTAAAAAGTGAAGAAGCCAAAGCTGAATACAAAGATGGAATACTTGAAATAAGAATACCGAAGGAAAAGGTCTCTAAGGAAACTAAGATAAAGATCTCTTAA